In Cynocephalus volans isolate mCynVol1 chromosome 13, mCynVol1.pri, whole genome shotgun sequence, a genomic segment contains:
- the TTR gene encoding transthyretin has product MASHRLLLPCLAGLVFVVFVSEAGPAGTGASKCPLMVKVLDAVRGSPAVNVAVKVFIKAADETWQPFASGKTSESGELHGLTTEEKFIEGIYKVELDTKSYWKALGISPFHEYAEVVFTANDSGHRYYTIAALLSPYSYSTTAVISNPKE; this is encoded by the exons ATGGCTTCTCACCGTCTGCTCCTCCCTTGCCTGGCTGGACTGGTATTTGTGGTATTTGTGTCTGAGGCTGGCCCTGCG GGCACTGGTGCATCTAAGTGTCCTCTGATGGTCAAAGTCCTTGATGCCGTCCGAGGCAGTCCTGCTGTCAACGTGGCTGTGAAGGTGTTCATAAAGGCTGCTGATGAGACCTGGCAGCCATTCGCCTCTGG GAAGACCAGTGAATCTGGAGAGCTCCATGGGCTTACAACTGAAGAGAAATTCATAGAAGGGATATACAAAGTGGAATTAGACACAAAGTCCTACTGGAAGGCACTTGGCATCTCCCCATTCCATGAATATGCAGAG GTGGTGTTCACAGCAAATGACTCTGGCCACCGCTACTACACCATCGCAGCTCTGCTCAGTCCCTACTCCTATTCCACCACGGCCGTCATCAGCAACCCCAAGGAATGA